CTTTCCTTCCGCTGTCTATGACAAGCCTTTGCAATTGCGCTTCGTCAATTACATTCAGGACGGCGAAGCGGCATCCGGCAGTGGCGAAGTCACGTTTAATGTACCGCATGGGCTGACTAACTCGATGTTTATCGACGGCGTAACCGGCATTTACCTCGGCACCAATGGCACCTCTCCGAATGCGACTGATGGCGTGTTCCAGGGGTATGCGTCCGCGCTGGTCCCCGAGCCCGCCACCTACGCCGGCATTCTTGGACTCGGCGTGCTGGCTGTTGCCATGGTTGCCCGTCGCCGCAAGCGCGCGTAAGCCGAAAAGCGACCTCCATCTTTTTCGGAAAAGCATAACCCGGTGTTTCGACAACACCGGGTTATGTTTTTCATCCGCGCAGCCCTGGTGGTGAAGTCCACGCTAGGGGATATCTTGACTCAATTACAGCAGATGTGCGGCCCAAACATGACGCTGTTGTTTAGCCAATCATTTGGCGGTGATTGCCCAAACGCCGGGCATGTTATTTGAGTTCGATTGGGCGTATTTCTACTCAGCCACTTCAGGAGCGAATTCGATTTCGGTGAGTGGAAAGTAGTATTGGATGTGGCGGTCTTGGGCGTAGTGCGGATTTACGTACATGCAGAGCAGAAGTTTGTCCTCTTGTGGTTTGCGCGCCCAGGGAGAGACGTAGATTTTAAACGATTGGATGTCTGACGGGGTTGTCAGTTGGTAGTAACGCTTATCTATCAACTCAGCGGCTTCAAATGCCAAGCTGCCGTCGCTATCTCGCGTTTCGATGGAGCGACCGCGCCACCAATCGCGTCCATCGCGATTATCCGGCTGGATGACTATGGGGTAGCAGCGGCCCATGTTAACTTGGTGGCTGTCGACAAGGCCTTTGGGGATGTTAACGCTCATGCGGGAGATTTCTATCTCGAGATATTTGCCCTCTTCTCGATAGCGACCAACGATGTGCGTTGCGATTCCGGTGTCTGTCTTATTCGTGTAGCGAAACTCCGCCCACTGGTTAGCATCGGGTTGCGGATTCGCCGCCTTGAGCTGTTCTTGGACGTAAATTTGATCGGTCGAGGACAGGTCCGCGAGGGGGAATTCGAAGTAGCGGCCATCATCGCGTTTTAAATAGACGTTTTCACCGCGCATTTCGACGTAGCGCGCTTGCATGGTCCGTCCTTGCTGGTCAGTCCATTCGCGGAAATCCACCCAGGCATGGGCGAGCGTCGCCGATATCAGCCAAAAGAACGCCCAGCAGGCAAGCTTCTGCGCCGAGCTCACTTCCCCTCGTATTTGAACACGAGCACCGAGTGGCCGGGGAGGACGACTTCGATGCTGTGTTCCTGGCCGTCGTATTCGCCGGGGGTGGAGTTGACGCCGCCGCCGTTGCCGGAGCCTTCGCCGCCGTAAACGTCTGCATTGCTGTTGATAACTTCCTTCCAGTGGCCGTCGAAGGGGACGCCGAAGCGGAAGCGATCACGGTGCACGGGCGTGAAGTTTGCGATGACGACAAACGTATCCTGCGCCTTGCCGCTGCGTCGGAGAAAAATCGAGAGGGACTCTTCCCAGTAGCCGTCGCCATTGACCCACTCAAAGCCAGCGGGGTCGAGGTCATGCGCGGCGAGGCTGGGATACTTGTGGTAGAGCGCGTTGAGGTCGCGCACGAGCAGCTTAACGCCCTCGTGGTCCATGTATTGCAGGAGCTCCCACTGGAGCTGGCCGTCGTATTTCCACTCGCTGGATTGCCCAAACTCACAGCCCATGAAGAGGCACTTTTTGCCGG
This is a stretch of genomic DNA from Cerasicoccus sp. TK19100. It encodes these proteins:
- a CDS encoding PEP-CTERM sorting domain-containing protein (PEP-CTERM proteins occur, often in large numbers, in the proteomes of bacteria that also encode an exosortase, a predicted intramembrane cysteine proteinase. The presence of a PEP-CTERM domain at a protein's C-terminus predicts cleavage within the sorting domain, followed by covalent anchoring to some some component of the (usually Gram-negative) cell surface. Many PEP-CTERM proteins exhibit an unusual sequence composition that includes large numbers of potential glycosylation sites. Expression of one such protein has been shown restore the ability of a bacterium to form floc, a type of biofilm.), with amino-acid sequence MIKLLPVLLTAATITTAQASLSIQFDVTGPTTLAYELSGTTVAPAGQPENEGYIIFIDITGPVQASYIDITGDARIGNTNGVNTSYVGFPSAVYDKPLQLRFVNYIQDGEAASGSGEVTFNVPHGLTNSMFIDGVTGIYLGTNGTSPNATDGVFQGYASALVPEPATYAGILGLGVLAVAMVARRRKRA